The Candidatus Neomarinimicrobiota bacterium genomic sequence TCAAATTCATACCGATTGCCCTGGCCACACTCTTATTGGCGGCCTTCAGCGCCTGTAGTAGTGGCAATGGCTTATCGGAGGCGGAGATCGATGCGGTCAAAGCGGCGCAGCAGGCGTATGTGGATGCCTGGCTGGCCAACGATGCTGATGCCGTGATGGCGACCCTTACGGATGATGCCATCATGATCCCGCACCATGGGGTTGACCCCATTGTGGGCACTGAGGCCATTCGTCTGTTCTGGTTTCCACCCGACGCGCCGCCTACAGTCGTAACGCACCTCACCAACTCGATCACGGGTCTAGAGGGGGTGCCGGGCCAGGCTATCGTCTGGGGCCGGAGCGAACTGGCCTTCGAGTATGATGGCGTGA encodes the following:
- a CDS encoding SgcJ/EcaC family oxidoreductase, which produces MIKFIPIALATLLLAAFSACSSGNGLSEAEIDAVKAAQQAYVDAWLANDADAVMATLTDDAIMIPHHGVDPIVGTEAIRLFWFPPDAPPTVVTHLTNSITGLEGVPGQAIVWGRSELAFEYDGVTYSNAGNYLSVLRKGADGSWRIARRIWNDPVAEEN